The Hymenobacter sp. 5317J-9 genome has a window encoding:
- the rlmB gene encoding 23S rRNA (guanosine(2251)-2'-O)-methyltransferase RlmB produces MENPTDRPDRPERPQRPARPVAGRRFYDGANRPVTPKQFRPDRGGSEFDDRPARPRGRGGSDNRDDFGADRPARPERSESRPPYREGGGRGGNDRPRYENRPAQASSIDMLFGLRPILEALSAGRTLEKIFLLRGTKNSLVTDISTAAREAGIQVQMVPVEKLDNLTRKNHQGAVAFVSPIDYAPLDNIVSGLFEEGKVPFLLLLDRITDVRNFGAIARTAECLGVHAIVVPSRGAAQINGDALKTSAGALNILPVCREVSLHETVRFLQQSGITVVACTEKADEAVGTAQVDFSGPVAVLMGSEEDGISPDLLNLADVKLKVPMSGQIQSLNVGVAAGIMLFEVARQRVAAE; encoded by the coding sequence ATGGAGAACCCCACCGACCGCCCTGACCGGCCCGAACGTCCCCAGCGACCTGCCCGCCCGGTAGCCGGCCGCCGCTTTTACGACGGCGCCAACCGCCCCGTCACCCCCAAACAGTTCCGCCCCGACCGCGGCGGCAGCGAGTTTGACGACCGTCCCGCCCGCCCCCGCGGCCGCGGCGGCTCCGACAACCGCGACGACTTCGGCGCCGACCGTCCCGCCCGCCCGGAGCGCAGCGAGTCGCGCCCGCCCTACCGCGAAGGCGGCGGGCGCGGTGGCAACGACCGGCCCCGCTATGAAAACCGCCCGGCCCAGGCGTCGAGCATCGACATGCTGTTTGGCCTGCGCCCCATTCTGGAAGCGCTGAGCGCCGGCCGCACGCTGGAAAAGATTTTCCTGCTGCGCGGTACCAAGAACAGCCTCGTTACGGACATCTCCACTGCCGCCCGCGAGGCGGGCATTCAGGTACAGATGGTGCCCGTGGAGAAGCTCGACAACCTGACGCGCAAAAACCACCAGGGCGCCGTGGCCTTCGTGTCGCCCATCGACTACGCCCCGCTCGATAACATCGTATCTGGGCTGTTTGAGGAAGGCAAAGTGCCCTTCCTGCTGCTACTCGACCGCATCACCGACGTGCGCAACTTTGGCGCCATTGCCCGCACCGCCGAGTGCCTGGGCGTGCATGCCATCGTGGTGCCCAGCCGCGGCGCGGCTCAAATCAACGGCGACGCCCTGAAAACCTCGGCCGGCGCGCTCAACATCCTGCCGGTGTGCCGCGAGGTGAGTTTGCACGAAACCGTTCGTTTCCTCCAGCAGTCGGGCATCACGGTAGTGGCCTGTACCGAGAAAGCCGATGAAGCCGTGGGCACCGCCCAGGTCGATTTCAGCGGCCCCGTGGCCGTGCTCATGGGCTCGGAAGAAGACGGCATCTCGCCCGACCTGCTAAACCTGGCCGACGTGAAGCTGAAAGTGCCCATGAGCGGCCAGATTCAGAGCCTCAACGTGGGCGTGGCCGCTGGCATCATGCTGTTTGAAGTGGCCCGCCAGCGGGTGGCAGCAGAGTAA
- a CDS encoding mannose-1-phosphate guanylyltransferase yields MNSTYLVVMAGGIGSRFWPFSRTHHPKQFHDVLGVGRSMLQLTVDRFAGVCPPENVFVVTNRDYTDLVHEHLPELPLDQILGEPIGRNTAPCIAYASYRIAQRDPQATIIVTPADHAVLREDEFRRLIRKAVDAARAHDVLITLGIQPSRPDTGYGYIQYMDEQSLPGGELHKVKTFTEKPNLELARMFVESGDFLWNSGLFVWRADVVINAFHQYLSDIAEVFDEGVAQLGTPQEEEFISEAYSRCRNISIDYGVMEKADNVYVLPADFGWSDVGTWDSLHRIGQHDDNGNMVSGDVLLYDTTGCVIKTPSERLVVVQGLEDYIVAEYDNVLLICKRSEEQRVKDFVADVKAKKGAGYN; encoded by the coding sequence ATGAATTCCACTTACCTCGTTGTCATGGCGGGCGGCATTGGCAGCCGCTTCTGGCCGTTTAGTCGCACCCACCACCCCAAGCAATTTCATGATGTGCTGGGCGTTGGCCGTTCCATGCTCCAGCTTACCGTGGACCGGTTTGCGGGCGTGTGCCCTCCCGAAAACGTGTTCGTGGTCACCAACCGCGACTACACCGACCTGGTGCACGAGCACCTGCCCGAACTGCCCCTCGACCAGATTCTGGGCGAGCCCATCGGGCGCAACACGGCCCCGTGCATTGCCTACGCCAGCTACCGCATTGCCCAGCGCGACCCGCAGGCCACCATCATCGTAACGCCCGCCGACCACGCCGTGCTGCGCGAAGACGAATTCCGTCGCCTCATCCGCAAGGCCGTGGACGCCGCCCGGGCCCACGACGTGCTCATCACGCTCGGCATTCAGCCCTCGCGCCCCGACACCGGCTACGGGTACATTCAGTACATGGACGAGCAGAGCCTGCCCGGCGGCGAGCTGCACAAGGTGAAAACCTTTACCGAAAAGCCCAATCTGGAGCTGGCCCGCATGTTTGTGGAAAGTGGCGACTTCCTCTGGAATTCCGGCCTGTTTGTGTGGCGGGCCGATGTCGTTATCAACGCCTTCCACCAGTACCTGAGCGACATTGCCGAGGTATTTGATGAGGGGGTGGCGCAGCTCGGCACGCCCCAGGAAGAAGAATTTATCAGCGAAGCCTATTCGCGCTGCCGCAACATCAGCATCGACTACGGCGTGATGGAAAAGGCGGACAACGTGTACGTACTGCCCGCCGACTTCGGCTGGAGCGACGTGGGTACCTGGGACTCGCTGCACCGCATCGGCCAGCACGACGACAATGGCAACATGGTGAGCGGCGACGTGCTGCTCTACGACACCACCGGCTGCGTCATCAAAACGCCGTCGGAGCGTCTGGTGGTGGTGCAGGGCCTGGAAGACTACATCGTGGCCGAGTACGACAACGTGCTGCTCATCTGCAAGCGCAGCGAGGAGCAGCGCGTGAAAGACTTTGTGGCCGATGTGAAAGCAAAGAAGGGAGCCGGGTATAACTAG
- a CDS encoding KpsF/GutQ family sugar-phosphate isomerase produces MLTIARQVLHEEAAALHDVAEAIAATPDFARCVQAILQLKGRVVVTGIGKSAHVAGKIVATLNSTGTPALFMHAADAIHGDLGMIQPEDFVIAISKSGDTPEIKVLVPLLRRKGVPLAALVSRADSYLGQQATYILHAPVAKEACPNNLAPTTSTTAALALGDALAVCLLESRQFTAADFARLHPGGTLGKRLYLKVGDLSRQNQRPQVTEDAPLKEVLLEISGKRLGATAVLDAAGQLAGIITDGDLRRMLGSFSDLENLRARDILTPRPATIDIEDFAAEALARMQQRNITQLVVTEGGAFAGFIHLHDLLREGLV; encoded by the coding sequence ATGCTCACCATTGCCCGGCAGGTGCTGCACGAAGAGGCCGCCGCCCTGCACGACGTAGCCGAGGCCATTGCCGCCACGCCCGACTTTGCGCGCTGCGTGCAGGCCATTCTGCAGCTCAAGGGCCGCGTCGTGGTCACGGGCATTGGCAAAAGCGCGCACGTGGCCGGCAAAATCGTGGCCACGCTCAACAGCACCGGCACGCCGGCCCTGTTCATGCACGCCGCCGATGCCATCCACGGCGACCTGGGCATGATTCAGCCCGAAGACTTTGTCATCGCCATCAGCAAGAGCGGCGACACGCCCGAAATCAAAGTATTGGTGCCGCTGCTGCGCCGCAAGGGCGTGCCGCTGGCCGCCCTCGTCAGCCGCGCCGACTCCTACCTGGGCCAGCAGGCTACCTACATCCTGCACGCGCCGGTGGCCAAAGAGGCCTGCCCCAACAACTTGGCACCCACCACCAGCACCACCGCGGCGCTGGCCCTCGGCGATGCTCTGGCCGTGTGCCTGCTCGAAAGCCGGCAGTTCACCGCTGCTGATTTTGCCCGCCTGCACCCCGGCGGCACGCTCGGCAAGCGCCTTTACCTGAAAGTGGGCGACCTCAGCCGTCAGAACCAGCGCCCGCAGGTGACGGAAGATGCCCCGCTGAAGGAAGTGCTGCTCGAAATATCGGGCAAGCGCCTGGGGGCCACGGCCGTGCTGGACGCCGCCGGTCAGCTGGCTGGCATCATCACCGATGGCGACCTGCGCCGCATGCTGGGTAGCTTCTCGGACCTGGAAAACCTGCGCGCCCGCGACATCCTCACGCCCCGCCCGGCCACCATCGACATCGAGGACTTTGCCGCCGAAGCGCTGGCCCGCATGCAGCAGCGCAACATTACGCAGCTGGTGGTGACGGAAGGGGGCGCGTTTGCCGGCTTCATTCACCTGCACGACTTGCTGCGTGAGGGCCTCGTGTAG